ACTGCAGTTATTTTGCTTCAGAAACTAGGAAGTAAACACACACTAGAAACCCAGGTGCATTATTACTTAATTATCATCATAATTTGCATATGAAGTTCTCCAGATAGGCACCTGCTGTTAGTGGGGGAAAAGAATATGCGAGCTTTTATAATATTAAAATCCCGGTTAGGTTTCAATAATCAGGGGGTGTGGGGTGCTTCTTGAGAGTGAGCGGCAAAATGAGAGGCACTGCCAGCTGGAAGAGCAGCTGCAGAATCTTGATCCTCAGGAAATATTCCGTGCAGAACGTGTCGGCTGCTGGGGCCCATCAGAAGCATTTGTGTGGCCTAGTGGTGCTTCTGTGGTCTCTAACCTGCTTCACTCAGGTCTTGAGACAGACAAGGGTAAAGATTTTGGTATCAAAAGATGAACCACATATTTTTTTCTAAAACCCTTTATGTTTTCCATAGCTACATGttctccaaaaccaaaataaaatatttggtaTAACATTCCAGTTTGAGATGTTTGTACCAGAACAGCTGTTTGGGTCCCATACTCAATGCAGTAAAGTATACTGGATATTATATAAAATAACTTTATaatttgttttgggtttttttctattaTATCCCCCAaatcctttttggaatctatacATGTGATAAGGTTATGTTTTATAGTTTGCATTATggaaaatgaattaaaaataaagTTAGAAGAGCCAAATGATCTTGCCAAAATACAAGGTTGTTATGATAGAAATACCACATAGATTTGTAATGCCtactctggtgtgtgtgtgtgcgtgcgtgcgtgcgtgctcaCACATGCACACGCCTTCTAACACCTCAGGACATTTGAGATACCAAAACAGAGTGTTCCGTTAAATTGAGATACTTATCCATCTTAAGCAAAAATCCACATTACTTTAGGCTCCCTTGTTGTGCTGCCCAGGAAAGTCTTGGCAAATGCCATGAAATTTGTAAACCAAAGTAAATGGCCCGCTATATTTAGAAGGCTGAGGAATAAGACCAATGGGCAAATAAAAGATGGTTTGACCTTTCCCTCGCTGCACACATTATGGAAACAGACTGCTTAGATTATAATTCTTTAATGTACACTGGGGCGATACAGTTTTCCTGTCTTTCTAAAGCTTTGAGCTGATTTTGCCCTAGAGATCACCAGGTACAGCGGCTCAAAACATCGTAGGAGCAGGTTGCAGTCCTTGCCCTCAGGTTGTCCGTAAGAAGGTGATGGCAGAGGGATGTGGCTTGTTCTGGAATCTGCATCCGTGAATCTGGACTAGAGCGTCCCCAACATGTAGAGGGCTCTGTCAGATACATCTCCCAGTGTTGCAAATAGATAGAAGGCAAACAAACTGCAACGGAACCAAGACAAGGTGGAAGTGAAGATGGCTGGGGGTTGAGGTTGCCTTTGATTAATCTGTGCCTTTGATTAATCCGTTGGGAAGTATTCTTAATATGACACTTATCAGAAGAGATGGGTGTGCATGTTAATtaatttgatttaatttattagatttcttgcccgcaagcaggctcagagcgggttacaacACCATACagtaatataataaattaaaacaacaatacacaataaaagataaaacacacaATTTCATTGTTCCAGTACAGTagttaaaaccacaatctaagatgcagcatgtgatggttcaccataatacatcccaTACGCCAGTATCATGGAGGTAGGGCAGGCGGGTTgccagaatgtaaaacaagcGGACCAGAGGCGGCGGCAGAGAGGCCAACCGGGCAGTTCGCCCATGCCTCAACCACCactgtaagcctggtggaacatctccatcttacaggcccagtggaactgtcacaagtcctgcagggccctagTCTTTTgtggtttgagtgtcagactagggtgtCTTCCACACAGTGCCAGGATTTTGTGGTTGCTGGtaaagcacagcagcagcagggttTCCACAGGGCAGGTTTCCTGGCAGTTCCCTGCCCCGGTCTCTCAGAAGTGGCCACCCCCCTTCTCTGGACCACCAGGGCATTCCAGAGATCTCAGAAAACCTTCTACATCTACCATTACAACAGTATATTGGAATAATGATACTCTAGtgccaattaaaaataaaaagcctcCCCAGTTAAGGTGAgtgcaggaaatggctgccacagggacagtgttggggaaaatggctactgtGTGGGCCAGAAACTCCAAATTTACTCACCCACATAGTAACCATCCAAGATTTACTACCATCTTTCctaaaactttggagcaaagcaggtttcagAAAGATCAGATAAAAGCTGGGGAGACTCCCTGAGGTGCACAAGTGCACGACAACACTGGAggaagcagagggagggggggaaagttctCCAAAGCAATCAACTCAGGTCAGATAACCCTTGTGGAAGGCGCCTATGAATGCAGAGACCCTGGTTCTAATCACTACTCAGCCATGATCCTAAGTAGCTGACCTGAGACCTGTCACTTTCTCTTaacccagcctacctcacaggatagctGGAAAGAAGAAGACAACAGAATCGTATAAGCTgagggaaaggcagaataaaaatgtaataggcgAGGCAATGGGCAAGACTGTTTTCCCAACTCCATTTCTTAGACTAAGAGGGTCTCATTAGGCCTTTGGAACACTGAGAGGCAGCTAATGTAAATTGTAACGAATTTCTCTTGAAAAATGTTCAGATGCAGCCGTCCATGCGCTCCCCTTCCTGATAGTAGAGTCATGTGCCTGCAATTACTTGATCCAAAATTAATTGACTTTAAGGCCAAAATTCAGGGTGCTGTTTTTTTATCCACCTAATTCTATGCTGTCTGTACTTAGCGTACCTTGAGCTGTTCTCCATTTGAGCGTTTTCATCCTCTAATCTTTAAGGCTGCAGATAAACCTGAAGAACAATGtccttttcccttttaatagAGACTGAATGAAATGTTATTTACCAAGTAATGTTTTTTTCTGGTGCGTCATGAAAAGCTTCCACTGTCCGTTCCTACACATTAAGCCCCGGATAAAGGAACAGACATCTTTCTCCATGCTAGTTGGCAACCAAGGCTTTTAATTAAAGGTTTTAGTTTATCAGCTTTTTCTTGTTCCGCTCTGTTATATGCTGCTTATGTCtagtgcaggggtgggcaaattgcggcccgtgggccacatgcggcccgctacagagttttttgtggcccgccaagacagtcagaaaaatccaccttgaaccgagatatagatatgaaattagcatatgaagttaactaatgaatgcaatcattttaaaaggtgcggccctccgctaacctccgctcccacaaagtggcccccgagccaaaacaattgcccacccctggtctagtggtttatttttttaactgcttTTTTTTTATTCTGAGGTTTCTCATTGTTAGCTAGctaccttgagcaggactctgaaaagGCGGCAGAGAAATATTCtaattaaatgaatgaataaataaatgtacccTTCTAAACTCAGGAGAAGTCCTGGTGTAATTGCCTTTAAAAAGGTGGGTCGGTGGGGGCTGCTGCAGGACATTCTTAGTACCTGTTGGCCAGACAGGCTGGCCTTAGTACGAGTCTGTACTCCTGTAGAAAATAATACAAGGCCTTCCTTTTTAGGAAAGAGTTGTGATTCAGTGTGTTTTTTATGCCTGGTCGAGTAGCCCTTTTATTCTACTTTTATAATTAGTATGTTGTGTGTTAATGCAGTATAATAAGATGTCCTTTCAGAGCCGTTAGGGCTTTATTGTGGAATTGCATATTCTAATGGAGTGTCTTGTATACTCTTAGCGGCTTTCAGCAATTTTGGCAAAACTCCACAGAAATCAATAAAACTGGCAAGCTTAATGGAAATGATTTTAATGAGGATAGAATGCATTGTGTTTATACGGTGCATGATTTTCTGCATAGATGTGGAAGGTATTATGAATGGGACCATGTCTAGAGTTGCATACACACACAGGTGTGTATGCaagtatttcattttttaaaatttatttatttatgtcatttataatccgcctttctcattgagtctcaaagcagattacatagtgtgagattagtacaatcagtatcaaggacatttgcatagacaatgccataggataaataaaaacagtttacaaagacatagcattagcaaggatccaatacagagttgaagaattgctggaacagaacataatcagttctaggactgacattaagacaacatgaagcacaggtagtatataggaatacaaatttaaagcaacagataatatgtaaggcaacatagtggtgaagtctatggtccctaactcattagcgaagcatctgagaccccatccctacaataccgccctcctatctgagtaaaaagcctttttgaatatgcATTGGTTATTTACACACAACAGAGTCTAAATACACAATGGGGTATTTAAAAGCAATGGTTAGATAGTCATTTGCGTAAATTCTGTAAGTTAGATCTCAAATCATCTGGTTGCACCATGGATATTTGTGCTTATGCAAGGTTTCTGCTTCTCATACGCATACACACTGCGGGTGCGCACACACTGCAGCACCCTCTGTTCTTGAGGATCCCTTCCACCCCACAAGCTGTATTTTAGGGAACACAACAGACTGTAGCACGAGATGAAGAGGAGAAGTATTCACTTATGGTAACTTTAGAGTTCGTATATTTTATGTAATCTTTGTAtaccttttcaaagagaaaattggtatgtattcctatctttttcttttctcttacttccttttttctttatttttagaaCTCTGTTCTTTTCCTTATATGTGGTTTTTTAATTAATCttaaaattttaataaaactttatttaaaaaaaacccggcTGCAGCACGAAGGGGAAGTGGAAAATTTCTATTCCACAAGGACAGTTCTGCGCACAGTGCTCAGAATATAACCCTGACACAATTAGCTGTTttgatttattgtttttaattaagAGATTGcctttctttttgtttccaaGCTGCTTGCTCGACTTGAAGGCAGAAGTTCCTTGAAAAGCCTGGAACCTTCCCTTTTTGCTGAGGACGGATATCCCATTCATGGTAAAAGGAATACATTTCCCCCCtgtaaaataaatgcaaataatAATTGACAAATTAGAAGGTACTTGGCAGATATGCCAGCTTGATGCTTAAGCCACCATTCAGTTGTATGCCCTCGAATTACAAGTGGGATCTGTTAAAGATAAGTCTTCTCCCAAATGTGTTAACTTCTCCTTGCAGAGAGATATTGACAGGAACACTTTTGAATATGCAGTCCACCTCTTTGCCCCccacagtcggaatgaagagacagacaccagaaTTGGGAtataaagggccattttattgaATAACGACAAAATAATTTGCAcccacggcaagggcctaactggcggtacaggtcaggctctgGGGTCTTTCTTGGACCTCCACACTGACCTGTCTTGGCGAGCCACCctctgccctgggtgcaagccatcccttGTATGGCTTTGCCTCTGCCTGGCCAGGCGATTtggttcccccttaaagctcccctggccacaaagctgggggggggactggcttgtccagcgGTTTCCTACCCGGGTGTCTGACCTCGCCACCATACCGTAAGTTTGAAACCCTGGGAAAGTCATAGTTAAATCTCTCTCTGCATTGTATGCTGGCCATTTTATTCTCCTTCCTCTAGTTTGTAAGGCAAGAATTTTTTTAAGCTACATTATGATAGAATTTATCTTTAAAGGAGTTTGAgatctataaatgaaaataatgtgAAATTTAAAATTATCTCTTATTCTGTAATCTGAAAAATGTGATAGTAATCCTGTTTTTGCTTTGGTCCAATGTTTCGATGAACAGTAAGAACTTTTAAGGGCTAAGTAGTGGCTTGGAAAACTATTTTCTCAAATACAAAACATGTCGGTGTGAGCTTGCACTTATTTCTGGGCTGTTGTATATAATGCCATCGACTCCCGGTTAAATGGTGTAAATCCAGAAAATGTTTCCACTAAAGCATTAACTCTGCTAGATCAGGAAGGATAATTATGCCCCAAATTCTGTGCACCTTTATTTTTGCGCAGAACATGGGGCTGTAGAAAGTTCAACATACAAAagtaaaagaactttggaaacaaaaggtgtgtgtatgtttgtattAGAACTCAAAGCTGTCCAGTTGTGTCAGTTTCTGAGTTACAGATGCCCTTCTAGATGAAAAACTTATTTCTTCCTTGTTGAACAGGGGACATTGTTGAATTCCACGGCCCAGAAGGAACAGGAAAAACAGAAATGCTCTATCACCTTATTGTCCGCTGCATTCTCCCAAAAGCAGGAGGGGGCCTGGAAGTCGGCTTGCTTTTTATCGATACCGACTCTCATTTCGACATGCTGCGCCTAGTGACCGTTTTGGAACACAGGTTGTCCCAAAGCTCCGAGGAGCTGATCAAGCAATGCCTGGGCAGGTTTTTCCTTGTGACCTGCAGCAGCAGCGCTCAGCTGCTTCTCACCCTTCACTCTTTGGAAAACATGttttgctcccacccttccctctgCCTTCTGATTATTGACAGCATGTCAGCCTTTTATTGGATTGACAGAGCCAATGGAGGGGAAAACCTCAGCCTGCAGGAAGCAAACCTAAGGAGATGCGCTCAGTGCCTCGGGAAGCTCGTCAGAGAGTATCACTTGGCTCTGTTTGCAACAACCCAAACCATCATGCAGAAATCATCGAACTCGGCTGAAAGCTCAGGAAAACACCCGGGCGAGGCCCATGTGGACTACCGGCCTTACCTGTGTAAATCATGGCAACAGCTGATCACCCACCGGGTCTTTTTCTCCAAGCAGTGCCATCCAGGCAGTGCCAAAGGATTTTCAATCACCTCTTGCCACATCCATAACAACAGTGTTGTAAAGCGTCCGTTTAGCATTTCAGAATGTGGAGTCCAGTTTTAATGGTGGCCTGTCTTTAAGAGTATACAAAATGTTGAGAGTTTTATTGCCAAGTAAGcataacataattttttttaacggcttttaaaattttgtatgaATGTTCCTTAAAATATAATTTGAAAATCTTGGGAGTGCTCGTGTTTCAGCTTCATGGTTGTGGAAATATTAAGACCCTTAAGGAGAAACAGAAAATCAGTCGTCCCCGAGGCctgataaaatggctgctacagaaaTAATGGTTGACTGCTGCTTGCTGAGCTGGACTTGCTTCTCTCTCTTACACCGGGCTAGCTAATAAATGGGTTGACAGTGCCACATGCTCCAGAAGCTTATAGGAAAAATATACAGCATGTTTGTAGGGGTTGAACTGGCAGTCATCTACCACTGATGGATACAGATACTCAATAGCAGAACAACAAATGTATTACAGAGTCCACGTTAGGCctgttttcttgttctctattCATTTCAGAATCTGATCAGTTCCTTGATCACTTAAACAAAAAAGCATGTTAAAGAGCTTGCTATGAAGAACAAATAAACACACCCCCTTAGGACTTTTCTTGGCAGATTGGAAATTCTCATAATGGCAAGTGGTTCTGCAGGCTTTAAACTCAAGAGCCTCTTTCATTCCGCTAGGGTTTGCTACAAATTCTAGTGTCATTTTGGGGGAGGAGCTATTTACTAAACTTTTCATAGCTATGTCAAATTACAGCTTCCCCCAACTACTGTAGTGCTTAACTAGTAGAAAAcactaagcagtgtgaaaacttaGAGCTGAAGTCCTTTGTTTTGACAGCCATTCACACTGTCAGAGTCCATTTGGCATAGCACCCTCCCACACCCTAGAGCCTGTGAGCAGCAAGATTTAGTATCCCCATAGAGCTTTTGGGCAACATGACTCTTTTAAAACCTACTGTTAAGAAGTAGTGTACAAATCTTTATGAATGGGAGGAAGGAGCAGATAGAAATATTTGGAAAGAGAGAGGCATAATAATTAACCACAACTACAACCTGTCAGTCTGTGGATGGAAGGATAGCAAACAAATGAGGTAGAGAGCCACCACGGCAATTACACTTATTCAAAACCTTATAAATCCACACGCAATGTGGCATGGTTTCCTTAAACTAGGGTGCTCAATGTAAGACTTTAAAATTCATTCAATAACACCATTACTGTCTATGTTGTTCAAACTGATGAAATCTCAAGACTTGTTTTTCCTGTGAGCAGACCTGAGTTTTAGC
Above is a window of Eublepharis macularius isolate TG4126 chromosome 11, MPM_Emac_v1.0, whole genome shotgun sequence DNA encoding:
- the XRCC2 gene encoding DNA repair protein XRCC2, whose translation is MVDGLGKAESGAQLLARLEGRSSLKSLEPSLFAEDGYPIHGDIVEFHGPEGTGKTEMLYHLIVRCILPKAGGGLEVGLLFIDTDSHFDMLRLVTVLEHRLSQSSEELIKQCLGRFFLVTCSSSAQLLLTLHSLENMFCSHPSLCLLIIDSMSAFYWIDRANGGENLSLQEANLRRCAQCLGKLVREYHLALFATTQTIMQKSSNSAESSGKHPGEAHVDYRPYLCKSWQQLITHRVFFSKQCHPGSAKGFSITSCHIHNNSVVKRPFSISECGVQF